The following proteins are encoded in a genomic region of Periophthalmus magnuspinnatus isolate fPerMag1 chromosome 10, fPerMag1.2.pri, whole genome shotgun sequence:
- the ubxn1 gene encoding UBX domain-containing protein 1 isoform X2, giving the protein MAELTTLESLLEMGFDRNRAERAVANTGNQGIEQAMDWLMEHENDPDIDEPFVPPAENVLGGTADVTTSSEMADLDPGEVGGDIINPDGSKRPMTEEEKREQVKRLEELMRVKQAERREREKAEEIEREKTRRKQGQELQQIRQKLQEDDMKKLADQRRKEKMEDKLARQRVKEKIARDREERAQKFGGGASSSQPSPTSPPGQGPPPTKREYDESRIQIRLLDGSTITASFKAQEPLAAVRVYVQMNGNTPEGQDFSLLSPYPRHLYTELDMEKPLKELGLVPSAVLVVTKK; this is encoded by the exons ATGGCTGAGCTGACTACATTAGAGAGTCTGTTGGAGATGGGATTTGACAGGAATAGAGC AGAGAGAGCTGTAGCCAACACAGGGAACCAGGGAATCGAGCAGGCTATGGACTG GTTAATGGAGCATGAAAATGACCCAGACATCGATGAGCCATTTGTGCCACCTGCAGAGAATGTCCTGGGAGGCACAGCAGACGTGACGACTAGTTCAGAAATGGCAGATTTAGATCCTGGTGAAG TGGGTGGAGACATCATTAACCCTGATGGCTCAAAACGGCCAATGactgaagaggagaaaagggaacAAGTTAAAAG ACTTGAGGAACTGATGCGAGTCAAGCAAGCCGAGAGGAGAGAGCGTGAAAAGGCTGAGGAGATCGAAAGGGAAAAGACTCGAAGGAAACAAGGACAAGAGCTGCAGCAAATTCGTCAGAAGCTACAGGAGGATGATATGAAGAAATTAGCAGACCAAcggagaaaagagaaaatggaagacaaacTAGCAAG GCAAAGGGTTAAAGAAAAAATTgccagagacagagaagaaagaGCTCAAAAG tttgggggTGGTGCATCATCATCCCAGCCAAGTCCCACATCGCCTCCTGGTCAAGGTCCTCCACCCACAAAAAGAGAGTATGATGAGTCTCGGATACAA ATTCGTTTGCTGGATGGTTCAACTATCACCGCATCTTTCAAGGCTCAGGAGCCTTTGGCGGCCGTCCGTGTGTATGTACAAATGAATGGCAACACACCAGAAGGTCAGGACTTCTCACTTCTGTCACCATATCCCCGTCACCTCTACACAGAGCTGGACATGGAGAAGCCACTTAAAGAACTGG GTTTGGTGCCTTCAGCTGTGTTGGTAGTTACCAAAAAGTAA
- the ganabb gene encoding neutral alpha-glucosidase AB isoform X2 has protein sequence MAAFTERMAPVLAFILFLCLGATWAVDKGNFKTCDQSAFCKRQRALKPGESPYRALLETMELTNTRLTLQLINDNNKVRLLLELYRLQGNMTRVKINELKPLKPRYEVPDVLIKEPPTEPLALLSQDENGVVLSLGAESQRVIVSARPFRLDIMEGHDVLMSLNSRGLLAFEHLRMRKDTQAEPDPEKKEDVDPANQPEAAKEEDEKIEEGMWEESFKSHTDTKPNGPSAISLDFSLPGVENVYGIPEHADNLKLKTTENGDPYRLYNLDVFQYELYNPMALYGVVPVMLAHNTQRTTGIFWLNAAETWVDISSNTAGKTVFGKMLDYVQGSNEKPQTDVRWISESGIIDVFIMLGPTPKDVFSQYASLTGTQAFPPLAALAYHQCRWNYNDQEDVKTVDAGFDEHDIPYDFIWLDIEHTDGKRYFTWDPHKFANPKEMLQGIKDKKRKMVAIVDPHIKVDSNYKIHNEIRSKGFYIKNKDGGDYEGWCWPGSAGYPDFTRADMRAWWASMFAYDQYEGSMENLYTWNDMNEPSVFNGPEVTMHKDAMHGDWEHRDVHNLYGFYVHMATAEGLIQRSGGVERPFVLTRAFFAGSQRFGAVWTGDNAAEWDHLKISIPMCLSLGLVGISFCGADVGGFFKSPSSELLVRWYQTGAYQPFFRAHAHLDTPRREPWLFGPENTALIRDAVRQRYTLLPYWYQLFYNAHLTGEPVMRPLWIEYPQDSATFAIDDEFLIGKDLLVHPVTEEGSRGVTAYLPGKDDVWYDVQTFQKHNGAQNLYIPVTMSSIPVFQRGGSIIPRKLRVRRSSTCMENDPYTLYVALNQQRAAEGELYIDDGHTFSYQKKEYIHRRLVFSNNILSSVNLNSDSQFITASWVERILIIGASKPSKVTLQTADGQESTIEFDFDASMSVLTLRKPGMNAGENWKVMLQ, from the exons ATGGCCGCCTTCACTGAAAG GATGGCGCCTGTCCTAGCCTTTATACTGTTTCTCTGTCTTGGGGCCACATGGGCTGTGGATAAGGGCAACTTTAAAACTTGTGACCAGAGTGCCTTCTGCAA GCGTCAGCGTGCATTAAAGCCAGGGGAGTCTCCTTATCGAGCCCTGCTGGAGACCATGGAGCTCACCAACACCAGACTAACACTTCAGCTCATCAATGATAATAACAAG GTGCGTCTGTTGCTTGAGCTCTACCGTCTCCAGGGAAACATGACAAGGGTGAAGATTAATGAGCTGAAGCCTCTGAAGCCACGCTATGAGGTCCCAGACGTCCTCATCAAGGAGCCACCCACTGAACC CCTGGCTCTTTTATCCCAAGATGAGAATGGGGTGGTACTGTCCCTGGGTGCAGAGTCCCAGAGGGTCATTGTTAGCGCACGTCCCTTTCGTTTGGATATTATGGAGGGCCATGACGTGCTGATGTCACTGAACTCGCGTGGACTGTTGGCTTTCGAGCACTTGAGGATGCGCAAGGACAC TCAAGCAGAGCCTGATCCAGAGAAGAAGGAAGATGTTGATCCAGCTAACCAGCCTGag GCAGCAAAAGAAGAGGATGAGAAAATAGAAGAAGGCATGTGGGAAGAATCGTTTaagtcacacacagacaccaaaCCTAATG GTCCTTCAGCTATAAGTTTAGACttttctttgcctggagtgGAAAATGTGTATGGCATCCCCGAACATGCAGATAACCTTAAACTTAAAACAACTGA AAATGGAGATCCATATCGGCTGTATAACTTGGATGTGTTCCAGTATGAACTTTATAATCCTATGGCTCTTTATGGAGTGGTCCCAGTTATGTTGGCCCACAACACACAGCGGACGACTGGTATCTTCTGGCTGAATGCTGCAGAGACGTGGGTGGATATCAGCTCCAACACAGCTGGAAAA ACTGTTTTTGGAAAGATGCTGGATTATGTGCAGGGATCAAATGAGAAGCCACAAACTGATGTCCGTTGGATCTCTGAAAGTGGCATTATTGATGTCTTCATAATGCTTGGACCAACACCTAAAGATGTGTTTTCACAATACGCCTCTCTCACGG GCACTCAGGCTTTTCCACCCTTAGCTGCTCTGGCCTACCATCAGTGTCGATGGAACTATAATGATCAGGAGGATGTCAAGACTGTTGATGCTGGCTTTGACGAACATGACATCCCCTATGACTTTATTTGGCTTGATATTGAGCACACCGATGGAAAGCGCTACTTCACCTGGGATCCCCACAAGTTTGCCAATCCTAAGGAGATGCTGCAAGGTATCAAGGACAAGAAACGCAAG atgGTGGCCATTGTTGACCCACATATCAAAGTTGACAGCAATTACAAGATCCATAATGAAATCCGGTCAAAAGGTTTCTATATTAAGAACAAAGATGGTGGAGACTACGAGGGCTGGTGCTGGCCGG GTAGTGCTGGTTATCCAGACTTCACCCGTGCAGACATGAGGGCTTGGTGGGCCAGCATGTTTGCCTATGATCAATATGAA GGTAGTATGGAAAACTTGTACACATGGAATGACATGAATGAGCCATCAGTTTTTAATGGACCAGAGGTCACTATGCACAAAGATGCCATGCATGGAGATTGGGAGCATCGTGATGTTCATAATTTATATGGGTTCTATGTG CACATGGCAACTGCTGAAGGTCTGATCCAGAGATCTGGAGGAGTAGAGCGTCCATTTGTCCTTACCAGGGCCTTCTTTGCAGGATCACAGCGCTTTG GTGCTGTGTGGACTGGGGACAATGCTGCTGAGTGGGACCACCTCAAGATCTCTATTCCTATGTGCCTGAGCCTTGGCTTGGTTGGAATCTCTTTTTGTGGAG CTGATGTGGGAGGCTTCTTCAAGTCTCCGAGCTCTGAGCTTCTGGTGCGTTGGTACCAAACTGGAGCCTACCAGCCATTTTTCCGGGCACATGCTCACCTGGACACACCGCGCCGAGAGCCATGGCTCTTTGGTCCTGAGAACACTGCTCTGATCCGTGACGCAGTGCGCCAGCGCTACACTCTGCTGCCCTACTGGTACCAACTGTTCTACAATGCACACCTAACCGGAGAGCCTGTCATGAG ACCATTGTGGATAGAGTATCCTCAAGATTCTGCCACTTTTGCCATTGATGATGAGTTTCTCATTG GAAAAGACTTGTTAGTGCATCCTGTGACTGAGGAGGGCTCTAGGGGAGTCACTGCATACTTGCCAGGGAAAGATGAT GTCTGGTATGATGTCCAAACCTTCCAGAAGCACAACGGGGCCCAAAACCTTTATATTCCTGTTACTATGAGTAGT ATTCCTGTTTTCCAGCGTGGTGGCTCCATTATTCCTAGGAAGCTTCGTGTTCGCAGATCATCAACTTGTATGGAAAATGATCCTTACACTTTATACGTTGCTTTAAATCAacag AGAGCTGCAGAGGGTGAACTATACATTGATGACGGTCACACATTCAGCTATCAAAAGAAGGAATATATTCACAGAAGGCTTGTATTTTCCAACAacatcctctcctctgt AAACTTGAATTCAGACAGCCAGTTTATTACTGCTTCTTGGGTTGAGCGCATCCTTATTATAGGTGCCAGTAAGCCCAGCAAAGTGACACTTCAGACAGCTG ATGGCCAGGAGAGCACCATCGAGTTTGATTTTGATGCGTCCATGTCTGTGCTGACTCTCCGTAAACCGGGCATGAATGCTGGGGAAAACTGGAAGGTGATGCTGCAGTAA
- the ganabb gene encoding neutral alpha-glucosidase AB isoform X1: protein MAAFTERMAPVLAFILFLCLGATWAVDKGNFKTCDQSAFCKRQRALKPGESPYRALLETMELTNTRLTLQLINDNNKVRLLLELYRLQGNMTRVKINELKPLKPRYEVPDVLIKEPPTEPLALLSQDENGVVLSLGAESQRVIVSARPFRLDIMEGHDVLMSLNSRGLLAFEHLRMRKDTFSYKVTSTVASVWDKVKRVFSSQAEPDPEKKEDVDPANQPEAAKEEDEKIEEGMWEESFKSHTDTKPNGPSAISLDFSLPGVENVYGIPEHADNLKLKTTENGDPYRLYNLDVFQYELYNPMALYGVVPVMLAHNTQRTTGIFWLNAAETWVDISSNTAGKTVFGKMLDYVQGSNEKPQTDVRWISESGIIDVFIMLGPTPKDVFSQYASLTGTQAFPPLAALAYHQCRWNYNDQEDVKTVDAGFDEHDIPYDFIWLDIEHTDGKRYFTWDPHKFANPKEMLQGIKDKKRKMVAIVDPHIKVDSNYKIHNEIRSKGFYIKNKDGGDYEGWCWPGSAGYPDFTRADMRAWWASMFAYDQYEGSMENLYTWNDMNEPSVFNGPEVTMHKDAMHGDWEHRDVHNLYGFYVHMATAEGLIQRSGGVERPFVLTRAFFAGSQRFGAVWTGDNAAEWDHLKISIPMCLSLGLVGISFCGADVGGFFKSPSSELLVRWYQTGAYQPFFRAHAHLDTPRREPWLFGPENTALIRDAVRQRYTLLPYWYQLFYNAHLTGEPVMRPLWIEYPQDSATFAIDDEFLIGKDLLVHPVTEEGSRGVTAYLPGKDDVWYDVQTFQKHNGAQNLYIPVTMSSIPVFQRGGSIIPRKLRVRRSSTCMENDPYTLYVALNQQRAAEGELYIDDGHTFSYQKKEYIHRRLVFSNNILSSVNLNSDSQFITASWVERILIIGASKPSKVTLQTADGQESTIEFDFDASMSVLTLRKPGMNAGENWKVMLQ from the exons ATGGCCGCCTTCACTGAAAG GATGGCGCCTGTCCTAGCCTTTATACTGTTTCTCTGTCTTGGGGCCACATGGGCTGTGGATAAGGGCAACTTTAAAACTTGTGACCAGAGTGCCTTCTGCAA GCGTCAGCGTGCATTAAAGCCAGGGGAGTCTCCTTATCGAGCCCTGCTGGAGACCATGGAGCTCACCAACACCAGACTAACACTTCAGCTCATCAATGATAATAACAAG GTGCGTCTGTTGCTTGAGCTCTACCGTCTCCAGGGAAACATGACAAGGGTGAAGATTAATGAGCTGAAGCCTCTGAAGCCACGCTATGAGGTCCCAGACGTCCTCATCAAGGAGCCACCCACTGAACC CCTGGCTCTTTTATCCCAAGATGAGAATGGGGTGGTACTGTCCCTGGGTGCAGAGTCCCAGAGGGTCATTGTTAGCGCACGTCCCTTTCGTTTGGATATTATGGAGGGCCATGACGTGCTGATGTCACTGAACTCGCGTGGACTGTTGGCTTTCGAGCACTTGAGGATGCGCAAGGACAC TTTCTCCTATAAAGTAACTAGCACAGTGGCTAGTGTGTGGGATAAGGTCAAGAGGGTTTTCTCTAG TCAAGCAGAGCCTGATCCAGAGAAGAAGGAAGATGTTGATCCAGCTAACCAGCCTGag GCAGCAAAAGAAGAGGATGAGAAAATAGAAGAAGGCATGTGGGAAGAATCGTTTaagtcacacacagacaccaaaCCTAATG GTCCTTCAGCTATAAGTTTAGACttttctttgcctggagtgGAAAATGTGTATGGCATCCCCGAACATGCAGATAACCTTAAACTTAAAACAACTGA AAATGGAGATCCATATCGGCTGTATAACTTGGATGTGTTCCAGTATGAACTTTATAATCCTATGGCTCTTTATGGAGTGGTCCCAGTTATGTTGGCCCACAACACACAGCGGACGACTGGTATCTTCTGGCTGAATGCTGCAGAGACGTGGGTGGATATCAGCTCCAACACAGCTGGAAAA ACTGTTTTTGGAAAGATGCTGGATTATGTGCAGGGATCAAATGAGAAGCCACAAACTGATGTCCGTTGGATCTCTGAAAGTGGCATTATTGATGTCTTCATAATGCTTGGACCAACACCTAAAGATGTGTTTTCACAATACGCCTCTCTCACGG GCACTCAGGCTTTTCCACCCTTAGCTGCTCTGGCCTACCATCAGTGTCGATGGAACTATAATGATCAGGAGGATGTCAAGACTGTTGATGCTGGCTTTGACGAACATGACATCCCCTATGACTTTATTTGGCTTGATATTGAGCACACCGATGGAAAGCGCTACTTCACCTGGGATCCCCACAAGTTTGCCAATCCTAAGGAGATGCTGCAAGGTATCAAGGACAAGAAACGCAAG atgGTGGCCATTGTTGACCCACATATCAAAGTTGACAGCAATTACAAGATCCATAATGAAATCCGGTCAAAAGGTTTCTATATTAAGAACAAAGATGGTGGAGACTACGAGGGCTGGTGCTGGCCGG GTAGTGCTGGTTATCCAGACTTCACCCGTGCAGACATGAGGGCTTGGTGGGCCAGCATGTTTGCCTATGATCAATATGAA GGTAGTATGGAAAACTTGTACACATGGAATGACATGAATGAGCCATCAGTTTTTAATGGACCAGAGGTCACTATGCACAAAGATGCCATGCATGGAGATTGGGAGCATCGTGATGTTCATAATTTATATGGGTTCTATGTG CACATGGCAACTGCTGAAGGTCTGATCCAGAGATCTGGAGGAGTAGAGCGTCCATTTGTCCTTACCAGGGCCTTCTTTGCAGGATCACAGCGCTTTG GTGCTGTGTGGACTGGGGACAATGCTGCTGAGTGGGACCACCTCAAGATCTCTATTCCTATGTGCCTGAGCCTTGGCTTGGTTGGAATCTCTTTTTGTGGAG CTGATGTGGGAGGCTTCTTCAAGTCTCCGAGCTCTGAGCTTCTGGTGCGTTGGTACCAAACTGGAGCCTACCAGCCATTTTTCCGGGCACATGCTCACCTGGACACACCGCGCCGAGAGCCATGGCTCTTTGGTCCTGAGAACACTGCTCTGATCCGTGACGCAGTGCGCCAGCGCTACACTCTGCTGCCCTACTGGTACCAACTGTTCTACAATGCACACCTAACCGGAGAGCCTGTCATGAG ACCATTGTGGATAGAGTATCCTCAAGATTCTGCCACTTTTGCCATTGATGATGAGTTTCTCATTG GAAAAGACTTGTTAGTGCATCCTGTGACTGAGGAGGGCTCTAGGGGAGTCACTGCATACTTGCCAGGGAAAGATGAT GTCTGGTATGATGTCCAAACCTTCCAGAAGCACAACGGGGCCCAAAACCTTTATATTCCTGTTACTATGAGTAGT ATTCCTGTTTTCCAGCGTGGTGGCTCCATTATTCCTAGGAAGCTTCGTGTTCGCAGATCATCAACTTGTATGGAAAATGATCCTTACACTTTATACGTTGCTTTAAATCAacag AGAGCTGCAGAGGGTGAACTATACATTGATGACGGTCACACATTCAGCTATCAAAAGAAGGAATATATTCACAGAAGGCTTGTATTTTCCAACAacatcctctcctctgt AAACTTGAATTCAGACAGCCAGTTTATTACTGCTTCTTGGGTTGAGCGCATCCTTATTATAGGTGCCAGTAAGCCCAGCAAAGTGACACTTCAGACAGCTG ATGGCCAGGAGAGCACCATCGAGTTTGATTTTGATGCGTCCATGTCTGTGCTGACTCTCCGTAAACCGGGCATGAATGCTGGGGAAAACTGGAAGGTGATGCTGCAGTAA
- the ehd1a gene encoding EH domain-containing protein 1a, protein MFRKTLKKDPELFQNVSEGLRRLYRTKLFPLEDTYRFHDFHSPALEDADFDNKPMVLLVGQYSTGKTTFIRHLMEQDFPGMRIGPEPTTDSFIAVMHGEQDGVIPGNALVVDPKKPFRKLNAFGNAFLNRFMCAQLPNPVLESISIIDTPGILSGEKQRISRGYDFAAVLEWFAERVDRIILLFDAHKLDISDEFSEVIRALKNHEDKMRVVLNKADQISTQQLMRVYGALMWSLGKIINTPEVVRVYIGSFWAQPLLVPDNRKLFEAEEQDLFLDIQSLPRNAALRKLNDLIKRARLAKVHAYIISSLKKEMPSVFGKDSKKKELINNLGEIYQRIEKEHQISPGDFPNISKMQEILNGQDFSKFASLKPKLLEQVEDMLAHDIARLMALVRQEEAAMPSQSVHGGAFEGAMSGPFGHGYGEGASEGIDELEWVVGRDKPSYDEIFYTLGPINGKVSGAAAKKEMLKSKLPNTVLGKIWKLADVDRDGYLDDEEFALANHLIKVKLEGHELPAELPNHLVPPSKRDLVVEESRKKMQDGSSE, encoded by the exons ATGTTTAGGAAAACTTTAAAGAAAGACCCGGAGCTCTTTCAAAACGTGTCCGAGGGTCTGCGGCGGCTCTACCGTACGAAGCTGTTCCCTTTAGAGGACACGTACCGCTTCCACGACTTCCACTCCCCGGCACTGGAAGATGCGGACTTTGACAACAAGCCTATGGTGCTTCTGGTGGGACAGTACTCCACCGGGAAAACAACGTTTATCCGCCACCTGATGGAGCAGGACTTTCCCGGTATGCGGATTGGCCCGGAGCCGACTACAGACTCTTTCATCGCAGTTATGCACGGGGAGCAGGATGGGGTGATACCGGGGAACGCTTTGGTTGTCGACCCAAAGAAGCCCTTCCGCAAACTTAATGCTTTTGGGAACGCTTTCCTCAACAG GTTCATGTGTGCCCAGTTGCCTAACCCTGTTTTGGAGAGCATCAGTATAATCGATACTCCGGGAATCCTGTCGGGGGAAAAGCAGAGGATAAGCAGAG GTTACGACTTTGCTGCTGTTCTTGAATGGTTTGCTGAGCGTGTAGATCGAATCATTCTCCTTTTCGACGCTCACAAGCTGGACATCTCTGATGAGTTTTCAGAGGTGATTCGTGCCCTGAAAAATCATGAAGACAAAATGCGTGTGGTTCTGAACAAAGCCGACCAGATCAGCACACAGCAGCTGATGAGAGTCTATGGAGCTTTAATGTGGTCCCTGGGAAAAATTATCAACACTCCTGAG GTGGTACGTGTGTATATTGGGTCATTCTGGGCACAGCCGCTGTTGGTCCCAGACAACAGGAAGCTGTTTGAAGCCGAGGAGCAGGACTTGTTCCTGGATATTCAGTCGCTGCCCCGAAATGCAGCACTGCGTAAACTCAACGATCTCATCAAACGAGCTCGCCTTgcaaag GTGCATGCATACATCATCAGCTCTCTGAAAAAGGAGATGCCCAGTGTGTTTGGAAAAGACTCTAAGAAGAAAGAGCTCATTAATAACCTCGGAGAAATCTATCAAAGGATCGAGAAGGAACACCAGATCTCTCCAGGAGACTTCCCTAACATCAGCAAGATGCAG GAGATACTCAATGGCCAGGACTTCTCAAAGTTTGCTTCGCTGAAGCCCAAGCtgctggagcaggtggaggacatGTTGGCCCATGACATCGCCCGACTCATGGCTCTGGTGCGGCAGGAGGAGGCCGCCATGCCCAGTCAGTCTGTCCATGGAGGAGCCTTTGAGGGGGCCATGAGTGGTCCATTTGGCCACGGCTACGGAGAGGGCGCCAGCGAGGGAATAGACGAGTTGGAGTGGGTGGTGGGGCGTGATAAGCCCTCATACGATGAGATCTTTTACACTCTGGGCCCCATCAACGGCAAAGTCTCTGGTGCTGCAGCCAAAAAGGAGATGCTGAAGTCTAAGCTGCCCAACACCGTGCTGGGAAAGATTTGGAAGCTGGCGGATGTGGATAGAGATGGGTACCTTGATGACGAGGAGTTTGCCCTGGCAAACCACCTGATCAAAGTGAAGCTGGAGGGCCATGAGCTGCCCGCAGAGCTGCCCAATCATCTAGTGCCTCCATCCAAACGTGACCTAGTGGTAGAAGAGAGCCGCAAAAAGATGCAAGACGGTAGCAGCGAGTGA
- the ubxn1 gene encoding UBX domain-containing protein 1 isoform X1, with protein sequence MAELTTLESLLEMGFDRNRAERAVANTGNQGIEQAMDWLMEHENDPDIDEPFVPPAENVLGGTADVTTSSEMADLDPGEETVGGDIINPDGSKRPMTEEEKREQVKRLEELMRVKQAERREREKAEEIEREKTRRKQGQELQQIRQKLQEDDMKKLADQRRKEKMEDKLARQRVKEKIARDREERAQKFGGGASSSQPSPTSPPGQGPPPTKREYDESRIQIRLLDGSTITASFKAQEPLAAVRVYVQMNGNTPEGQDFSLLSPYPRHLYTELDMEKPLKELGLVPSAVLVVTKK encoded by the exons ATGGCTGAGCTGACTACATTAGAGAGTCTGTTGGAGATGGGATTTGACAGGAATAGAGC AGAGAGAGCTGTAGCCAACACAGGGAACCAGGGAATCGAGCAGGCTATGGACTG GTTAATGGAGCATGAAAATGACCCAGACATCGATGAGCCATTTGTGCCACCTGCAGAGAATGTCCTGGGAGGCACAGCAGACGTGACGACTAGTTCAGAAATGGCAGATTTAGATCCTGGTGAAG AGACAGTGGGTGGAGACATCATTAACCCTGATGGCTCAAAACGGCCAATGactgaagaggagaaaagggaacAAGTTAAAAG ACTTGAGGAACTGATGCGAGTCAAGCAAGCCGAGAGGAGAGAGCGTGAAAAGGCTGAGGAGATCGAAAGGGAAAAGACTCGAAGGAAACAAGGACAAGAGCTGCAGCAAATTCGTCAGAAGCTACAGGAGGATGATATGAAGAAATTAGCAGACCAAcggagaaaagagaaaatggaagacaaacTAGCAAG GCAAAGGGTTAAAGAAAAAATTgccagagacagagaagaaagaGCTCAAAAG tttgggggTGGTGCATCATCATCCCAGCCAAGTCCCACATCGCCTCCTGGTCAAGGTCCTCCACCCACAAAAAGAGAGTATGATGAGTCTCGGATACAA ATTCGTTTGCTGGATGGTTCAACTATCACCGCATCTTTCAAGGCTCAGGAGCCTTTGGCGGCCGTCCGTGTGTATGTACAAATGAATGGCAACACACCAGAAGGTCAGGACTTCTCACTTCTGTCACCATATCCCCGTCACCTCTACACAGAGCTGGACATGGAGAAGCCACTTAAAGAACTGG GTTTGGTGCCTTCAGCTGTGTTGGTAGTTACCAAAAAGTAA